A stretch of the Desulforamulus ferrireducens genome encodes the following:
- a CDS encoding D-alanyl-D-alanine carboxypeptidase family protein yields MKNLQRKLSLCLGFLCVLVLLFTSGAAAAQEQRVGVSADVIFFYEEALAATGSFDSSGTPSVSAAAAIVMDAETGQVLYAKNPHQPRPIASTTKIMTALVALECGNLKASTTISERAAGIEGSSIYLKAGEKLTLEELIYGALMHSGNDACVAIAEQVAGSERNFVNLMNFRARQLGARNTTFANTNGLPDERHLSTAYDLALITRYALKEPVFRSIVATKTHVIPGPRGKRYLSNTNKLLWSYQGADGVKTGTTNAAGKCLVSSATREGRSLIAVVLHSDDRYAESIRLLNYGFNNYTQERVASQGEVFTHLEVKDGVKEKVPVTAAKDLWVTVPLNQRVIEKSMMLEQELTAPVKKGQVVGKLQVLQQGELVAETNLLARTDIERLPEHTLQWKRFVGLVKSIFPKTDE; encoded by the coding sequence GTGAAGAATTTGCAGCGAAAGTTATCTCTCTGTCTGGGGTTTCTTTGTGTTTTAGTACTGCTCTTTACTTCAGGAGCCGCAGCAGCGCAGGAGCAAAGGGTTGGCGTTTCGGCTGATGTAATTTTCTTCTATGAAGAGGCGTTAGCCGCCACCGGTAGCTTTGACAGCAGTGGCACACCCTCTGTCTCTGCTGCTGCCGCCATTGTCATGGATGCGGAGACAGGACAGGTGCTTTATGCCAAAAACCCTCACCAGCCCAGGCCCATAGCCAGCACCACCAAGATAATGACTGCTTTGGTGGCTTTGGAATGTGGCAATTTAAAAGCCAGCACCACCATTAGTGAGCGGGCAGCGGGAATAGAGGGTAGCAGTATATACTTAAAAGCAGGCGAAAAGTTAACCTTGGAGGAGCTCATCTATGGTGCTTTGATGCATTCGGGCAATGATGCCTGTGTAGCCATTGCCGAACAGGTGGCAGGAAGTGAAAGGAACTTTGTTAATTTGATGAATTTTCGGGCCCGTCAGTTGGGTGCCAGAAATACAACCTTTGCCAATACCAACGGTTTGCCCGATGAGCGCCACTTATCCACAGCCTACGACCTAGCTTTAATTACCCGTTATGCCTTAAAGGAACCGGTCTTCAGGAGTATTGTGGCCACGAAAACCCATGTCATTCCCGGGCCACGGGGGAAAAGGTATTTGAGTAATACCAATAAATTGCTCTGGAGCTACCAGGGGGCAGATGGTGTGAAAACAGGTACCACCAATGCTGCGGGTAAATGTTTGGTTTCCTCTGCTACTCGGGAGGGGCGTAGCTTGATCGCTGTGGTTTTACACAGCGATGATCGTTACGCCGAATCTATTAGGCTATTAAATTATGGTTTTAACAACTACACCCAGGAAAGAGTTGCCAGCCAAGGGGAGGTGTTTACCCATTTAGAGGTTAAAGACGGAGTGAAAGAAAAAGTACCTGTCACCGCTGCTAAAGACTTGTGGGTGACGGTACCTCTTAATCAAAGGGTGATAGAGAAAAGCATGATGTTGGAACAGGAACTAACTGCCCCGGTAAAAAAGGGACAAGTGGTGGGGAAACTGCAGGTATTGCAGCAGGGGGAATTGGTGGCTGAAACCAATCTACTGGCCCGGACGGATATAGAAAGATTACCTGAGCATACCTTGCAGTGGAAAAGGTTCGTAGGGTTAGTTAAAAGTATTTTCCCAAAAACTGATGAGTAG
- a CDS encoding NAD-dependent malic enzyme has translation MVMSLNITVRLKLANRPGALAKVLNIIAQEGGSLGAIDLVTATPAYVIRDLMIRFREREHLKELVQTLQNTPEVQVIQVVDRVFTKHLGGKIEITPKRPVENWEDLSLVYTPGVAVICETLAQEPELAYKLTSKGNTVAIVTDGSAVLGLGNLGPTAAQPVMEGKAVLFKQFANVDAVPLCLDVHEPEQIINAVLALAPNFGGINLEDIAAPKCFEIEEKLRSLLDIPVFHDDQHGTAIVTVAGLINALKVVGKEISNIKLVMSGAGAAGVAIAKMLLHAGVRNLIVCDRKGALSRHNLPPEPSKAWLAQHTNPEGRQGTLKEVIAGADVFVGVSAPGLLNREDILKMAEKPIVFALANPEPEIQPEEIYDIAGVIATGRSDYANQINNALAFPGVFRGALDCHAKTINDEMCLAAAYALASIIKEQELSAENIIPSVFNDRVAPVVAKAVAREARRTGVARRVSAGVPGEMI, from the coding sequence ATGGTCATGTCTTTAAATATAACAGTACGTTTAAAGCTAGCTAATCGTCCGGGTGCCTTGGCCAAAGTATTAAACATCATTGCTCAGGAAGGTGGCAGCTTAGGGGCCATTGATTTAGTAACGGCAACCCCGGCTTATGTCATTAGGGATTTAATGATCCGCTTCCGGGAGAGGGAGCACCTGAAGGAACTGGTCCAGACTTTACAAAACACCCCGGAAGTCCAGGTTATTCAGGTGGTAGATCGGGTGTTTACCAAGCATCTGGGCGGTAAGATCGAAATTACCCCCAAAAGGCCGGTAGAAAACTGGGAGGATTTGTCCTTGGTCTATACCCCCGGGGTGGCAGTAATTTGTGAAACCCTGGCCCAGGAACCTGAACTGGCCTATAAATTAACCAGCAAGGGAAATACCGTGGCCATAGTTACAGATGGTTCAGCGGTCCTGGGTTTAGGCAATCTGGGACCCACCGCTGCCCAGCCGGTGATGGAAGGCAAGGCGGTGCTCTTTAAGCAATTTGCTAATGTAGATGCCGTCCCCCTTTGCCTGGATGTGCATGAGCCAGAGCAAATCATCAATGCTGTATTGGCTTTAGCGCCCAACTTTGGCGGTATCAACCTGGAAGATATTGCCGCCCCTAAATGTTTTGAGATTGAAGAAAAATTAAGAAGTCTCTTAGATATCCCGGTTTTTCATGATGATCAGCACGGCACCGCCATTGTCACCGTGGCGGGACTGATTAATGCTTTAAAGGTGGTAGGGAAGGAAATTAGCAACATTAAACTGGTTATGAGCGGTGCCGGCGCGGCGGGAGTAGCCATTGCCAAGATGCTGCTACATGCCGGTGTGCGCAACCTAATTGTCTGTGACAGAAAGGGCGCCCTTTCCCGCCATAACCTGCCCCCGGAACCCTCTAAGGCTTGGCTGGCCCAACACACCAACCCCGAGGGCAGACAAGGCACCCTCAAGGAAGTTATTGCCGGCGCGGATGTTTTTGTGGGTGTTTCGGCACCGGGGCTGCTTAACCGCGAGGATATTCTCAAGATGGCCGAAAAACCCATTGTCTTTGCCCTGGCCAATCCTGAACCGGAAATCCAACCCGAGGAAATCTACGATATTGCCGGAGTCATTGCCACCGGGCGTTCGGATTATGCCAACCAAATTAATAACGCCCTGGCTTTTCCGGGCGTTTTTCGGGGAGCCTTAGATTGTCATGCCAAAACCATCAATGATGAAATGTGCCTGGCCGCCGCCTATGCTTTAGCCAGCATCATTAAAGAACAGGAACTTTCGGCAGAAAACATTATTCCCTCTGTCTTTAATGACAGGGTTGCTCCGGTGGTGGCCAAAGCAGTGGCCAGGGAGGCCAGACGCACCGGGGTGGCCCGTAGGGTATCCGCCGGCGTGCCGGGGGAAATGATTTGA
- a CDS encoding TetR/AcrR family transcriptional regulator, with protein MNISGLKFGFRKFTIDDIATDLGISKKTVYKHFESKRQIISELIEMHVAMEINKTSEAMQTEGSWEEKFKRVIINEIRETPDWLLEELMRYFPEEWKKTRAIGDFKRQQINKLIKQGIATGDIRPDVNLAIIDLAIAKVVDSAFNFQFLKEHDLSLSQVIDEIEKLFLYGIMKRN; from the coding sequence ATGAATATTTCAGGATTAAAGTTTGGTTTTAGAAAGTTCACCATTGATGATATTGCCACAGACCTGGGTATTTCCAAAAAGACGGTGTACAAGCATTTTGAGAGTAAACGCCAAATTATTAGTGAACTTATTGAAATGCATGTGGCAATGGAAATTAATAAAACTTCTGAGGCCATGCAAACCGAAGGGAGTTGGGAGGAAAAGTTTAAAAGGGTGATCATAAATGAAATCAGGGAGACACCGGATTGGTTGTTGGAGGAACTAATGCGTTATTTCCCGGAGGAGTGGAAGAAAACCCGTGCCATCGGAGATTTTAAGAGACAACAAATTAACAAGCTGATCAAGCAGGGTATTGCAACCGGGGACATCAGACCGGATGTCAACCTGGCCATTATTGATTTAGCCATTGCGAAAGTCGTTGACAGTGCCTTTAACTTTCAGTTTCTCAAGGAGCATGATCTTTCCTTGAGCCAGGTTATTGATGAAATTGAAAAGCTGTTCTTGTACGGCATCATGAAAAGAAATTAA
- a CDS encoding efflux RND transporter permease subunit, whose amino-acid sequence MFLTNLSLKRPVLATVTILALLAVGLISYVGLNINDYPEVEFPYVVVTVVHPGASPEQVETKIVHKLEEAIGQIAGVKHINSFAREGVATVFAEFTLETSPEVAAQDVRDKIGIIRGDLPQDIEEPIIARFDPMAMPIASLAVTGDISLRELTIIVNDVIKKRLETIYGVGSLNIYGAVNREIQINLDKDKLAAYGLSTNEVIGSLRQENMEVPGGKVGSGDHEMTIRTVGSIERVEDFANLPVARRDGVVLYVKNIATVTDGTAEQESICRYQGKPAIGIDIIKQSGANTVQVGDKIKSVLEDIKQELPPGVQLEMVRDNSVYIRDSVNDVRNTLIEGSLLAVLTVLIFLKDWRSTLIGSLAIPTSIIATFFAMKVLGFTLNYMSLMALSLCVGLLIDDAIVVIENIVRHLRMGKTPFEAAKDGTTELGLAVTATTFTVVAVFLPVGMMTGVVGQFFKQFGLTVVFSVLVSLFVAFTLVPMLSSKYLKQEESLPGPLGKFTTWFNRNFDQLTEKYANLLQVVLRNRLKTLGVALALFVGSLMLIPFLGSTFLPGEDIGELYVVADMDAGLSTEAASKITGEMERIIRDYPGVTKVYSTIKPERAEVFIKLVDKDERDQSSQEIAMDLRHRLQAIPGVKAIINQNSGTGGGALVQFRLLGDDLEQLQVYAEQAQKIMEEIPGAVDISSSYKPGNPEGQIQIKHDVAADLGVSTAAVADTLRTLYNGVVVSQFEEDEDRFDVRVRLDEKHRRDLADLSNIYLSSSQSGPDGANLMVPLSQVTERVFSTSPSQINRFDRTKEIVLSCNLDGISLGEFNQLFLERANQEIKLPQGYSFYEGGDSELMGETFTGMALALVTAVLFIFFVLAAQFESYIDPFSIMLALPMAIIGAILGLLVTGSDLSIMSMIGIIMLMGLVTKNAILLIDFTKQQRAKGVERNEALRRAALIRLRPIIMTSTAMILGMVPLALALGPGAEGRAPMAHAIIGGLITSTLLTLVVVPVIYTILDDLKIKGWQLRQRVFSGLGKEAKGSNSGV is encoded by the coding sequence ATGTTTTTAACCAACCTCAGCTTAAAAAGACCGGTTCTTGCAACGGTAACCATCCTGGCACTACTGGCCGTTGGCCTGATCAGCTATGTAGGATTAAACATCAATGATTATCCGGAAGTAGAATTTCCCTATGTGGTTGTGACAGTTGTTCATCCGGGTGCATCGCCGGAGCAAGTGGAGACGAAAATTGTCCATAAGCTGGAGGAAGCCATTGGACAGATTGCCGGAGTAAAACATATTAATTCCTTTGCCCGGGAAGGAGTAGCAACGGTATTTGCCGAGTTTACTCTGGAGACTTCTCCAGAAGTGGCAGCTCAGGATGTGCGCGATAAAATTGGTATCATCAGAGGTGACCTGCCTCAGGATATAGAGGAACCCATCATAGCTCGCTTCGATCCCATGGCCATGCCCATCGCCTCCTTGGCGGTGACCGGCGATATTTCCCTGCGGGAATTAACCATCATAGTGAACGATGTTATTAAAAAGCGCCTGGAGACCATTTATGGCGTGGGTTCCTTAAACATTTACGGAGCCGTTAACCGGGAAATACAAATAAATCTGGATAAGGATAAGCTGGCTGCCTATGGGCTTTCCACCAATGAGGTAATCGGCAGTTTACGCCAGGAAAATATGGAAGTACCAGGTGGTAAAGTAGGCAGTGGAGACCATGAAATGACCATCCGTACCGTGGGCAGTATAGAGAGGGTAGAGGATTTTGCCAACCTGCCGGTGGCCAGGCGGGACGGTGTGGTACTTTATGTCAAGAACATAGCCACTGTCACAGATGGTACGGCAGAGCAAGAAAGCATCTGCCGTTATCAGGGTAAACCAGCCATTGGTATTGATATTATTAAGCAGTCCGGTGCCAATACCGTGCAGGTGGGGGACAAGATCAAGTCTGTGCTGGAAGATATCAAGCAGGAGTTACCACCCGGTGTCCAGCTGGAGATGGTGAGGGACAACTCCGTTTATATTAGGGATTCGGTTAATGATGTGAGAAATACCCTCATTGAGGGTAGCTTGCTGGCTGTCTTAACTGTGTTAATTTTCCTGAAGGATTGGCGCAGCACCTTAATTGGCAGTTTGGCCATTCCCACCTCCATTATTGCTACTTTCTTTGCCATGAAGGTTTTGGGTTTTACCCTCAACTATATGTCACTGATGGCCCTGTCCCTTTGTGTGGGTTTGCTCATTGATGATGCCATTGTGGTGATTGAAAATATTGTCCGCCACCTGCGGATGGGTAAAACCCCCTTTGAGGCGGCTAAGGATGGCACAACTGAATTGGGCCTGGCGGTTACTGCAACCACTTTCACGGTGGTGGCGGTATTTTTGCCGGTGGGCATGATGACCGGTGTGGTAGGTCAGTTCTTCAAGCAGTTTGGACTTACCGTCGTTTTTAGTGTTTTAGTCTCACTGTTTGTTGCCTTTACCCTGGTACCCATGCTTTCTTCTAAATATCTCAAGCAGGAAGAATCTTTGCCCGGGCCCCTGGGTAAATTTACCACCTGGTTTAACCGCAATTTTGATCAGCTGACAGAAAAATATGCTAACCTTTTACAAGTGGTTTTGCGTAACAGGCTAAAAACCCTGGGAGTTGCCCTGGCACTCTTTGTGGGAAGCCTAATGTTAATACCCTTCTTAGGGTCCACCTTTTTACCCGGTGAGGATATTGGCGAGCTATATGTTGTGGCCGATATGGATGCGGGTTTAAGCACTGAGGCCGCCAGCAAAATAACCGGGGAAATGGAAAGGATTATTCGGGATTACCCCGGTGTAACCAAAGTATACTCTACCATCAAGCCGGAACGGGCAGAGGTGTTTATTAAGCTGGTGGATAAAGATGAGCGGGATCAATCCAGCCAGGAAATTGCCATGGATTTGCGTCATAGGCTGCAAGCCATCCCCGGAGTTAAGGCGATTATCAATCAAAACTCCGGCACCGGTGGAGGCGCCTTGGTGCAGTTTCGACTGCTGGGGGATGATTTAGAACAGCTGCAGGTTTATGCCGAGCAAGCCCAAAAAATCATGGAGGAGATACCCGGGGCAGTGGATATCTCCAGTAGTTACAAACCGGGTAATCCGGAGGGACAAATTCAAATTAAACATGATGTGGCTGCCGACCTTGGTGTAAGTACCGCAGCGGTTGCCGATACTTTGAGAACTTTATATAACGGTGTGGTGGTCAGTCAGTTCGAAGAAGATGAAGACCGTTTTGATGTCAGGGTTCGTCTGGATGAAAAACATCGTAGAGATCTGGCCGATTTAAGCAATATTTATCTGAGCAGCAGTCAGAGCGGACCGGACGGAGCCAATTTAATGGTACCACTGAGTCAGGTTACCGAAAGGGTCTTTTCCACCTCGCCCAGCCAAATCAATCGTTTCGACAGAACCAAGGAAATTGTCTTATCTTGCAACCTGGACGGTATCTCCCTGGGTGAGTTCAACCAACTCTTTTTGGAGCGGGCTAACCAGGAGATTAAGTTACCCCAGGGTTATAGCTTCTATGAGGGTGGAGACTCGGAATTAATGGGGGAAACCTTTACGGGCATGGCGTTGGCACTGGTTACCGCAGTGTTGTTTATCTTCTTTGTTCTGGCCGCCCAGTTTGAGAGCTACATTGACCCCTTTTCCATTATGCTGGCGCTGCCCATGGCCATTATTGGTGCCATTTTAGGTTTACTGGTAACGGGCAGTGACTTAAGTATTATGAGTATGATTGGTATTATCATGCTGATGGGATTGGTGACCAAGAATGCCATTTTGCTCATTGATTTTACCAAGCAGCAGCGGGCCAAGGGTGTGGAGCGCAACGAAGCCTTACGGCGAGCTGCCCTGATCCGTCTACGTCCCATTATCATGACCTCTACGGCAATGATCTTAGGTATGGTACCCTTGGCCTTGGCTTTGGGACCTGGCGCTGAAGGTCGGGCACCCATGGCACATGCCATTATCGGGGGATTAATTACCTCCACTCTGCTCACCCTGGTGGTGGTGCCGGTGATTTATACTATTTTGGATGATTTGAAAATTAAGGGCTGGCAACTTAGGCAGCGGGTGTTTAGTGGTTTGGGAAAAGAAGCCAAGGGCAGTAATAGTGGTGTCTAG
- a CDS encoding efflux RND transporter permease subunit — MKIADVSVDRPVAISMLIIALVVLGLFSLPRLAVDLYPDMEIPVAIVSTSYEGAAPAEVEELVTKPLENAMATTENISEIRSMSQNGFSLVILQFNWGTNMDNATIDLREKIDFVKGMLPDDASSPRVMKLDPNQAPIMSFALTGADGDLVKLKRVAEDDIQPRLERIKGVGSVYITGGKTREIKVILDPAKMEAYGLSATQVMQAIASDNVNGTAGQVDKGSTETTIRLVGEYKSLDQLKQVRVSLANGNSIALKDLATIEDAFKEENQFTFTDGKTSLGISVMKATGGNTVTVANEVMAEVEKLNKTLPDGIQLTTVMDTSKFIKDSIKNVVEHGMLGGIFAVIVLYLFLRSVRSTLVVALTIPISIIATFTLMYFGNQTINLLSLGGLILGMGSLVDFSVVVLESIYRYRQNEYGIIEAAKLGTAEVANAVTASALAQVVVFMPIVFVQGIAGILFKPMALTVTFSHLAALFAALTLVPMLSARLLRNVAAADDTLPEGPTKNPVIVFGKFIHSLNQRYGRLLVWALNNRKKVVGFTAALLIASIVATPFIGTEFMPTMDQGEISVSIEMPAGTKIEETTRVAADLEKLARAEVKEIERIFTTVGGGQLSFLGASSSNQASLTIKLIPLKERSISTEQAAEKLRQAMQDIPGADITVDIADNSGMSSSAVELRIQGDDLTVLEQLGDLLVETVKEVEGTRNVANSLEEGTSEMRINVDREQAARYGLSASQILSAVSTSFDGKLVGRMRTGDDEVDIRMMTPEDNSKTLDSLANLTIVSPTGARVPLSAVATIESHTMPSTISRTDQTRVVTITADVVGRDIGSVNRDIQVAINQLALPDGYDIVFGGQAHDMAESFASLGLALLLSILLVFMVMAAQFESLFQPFIIMFSLPPTFIGAIFGLGVTGNSISVTAMIGAIMLVGIVLNNAIVLVDYINVLRRRGHERDEAILMAGPIRLRPILMTALVTVLALLPMAFGSGEGAEAQAPMAIVIAFGLTFSTLITLVLVPVVYTIFDDLGKKLSIKFGKIKLPRFRTKQA; from the coding sequence GTGAAAATAGCAGATGTATCTGTTGACCGCCCAGTGGCCATTTCCATGCTGATTATTGCCCTGGTTGTGCTAGGACTCTTTTCCTTGCCACGGCTGGCAGTAGATCTCTATCCAGATATGGAAATCCCTGTGGCCATTGTTTCCACTTCCTACGAAGGGGCAGCCCCGGCAGAAGTAGAGGAGTTAGTTACCAAACCCCTGGAAAATGCCATGGCTACCACCGAAAACATTTCAGAAATTAGGTCTATGTCCCAAAACGGTTTCTCATTGGTTATTCTCCAGTTTAACTGGGGCACCAATATGGACAATGCCACCATTGACTTACGAGAAAAGATTGACTTCGTTAAAGGTATGTTACCCGACGATGCCAGTTCGCCGCGGGTTATGAAGCTGGACCCCAACCAGGCACCCATTATGTCTTTCGCTTTAACCGGTGCTGACGGGGATCTGGTCAAGCTAAAGAGGGTTGCAGAAGACGACATCCAGCCCCGCTTGGAAAGGATCAAAGGTGTTGGTTCTGTTTACATTACCGGCGGTAAAACCCGTGAAATTAAAGTTATTTTAGACCCGGCTAAAATGGAAGCCTATGGCTTAAGTGCCACACAGGTTATGCAAGCCATTGCCTCTGACAACGTCAACGGTACCGCCGGTCAGGTGGACAAAGGCTCTACGGAAACAACCATCCGGTTGGTTGGTGAATATAAAAGTCTCGACCAGTTAAAGCAAGTGCGCGTCAGCTTGGCCAATGGTAACTCCATTGCCCTCAAGGATTTGGCTACCATAGAAGATGCTTTTAAAGAAGAGAACCAGTTTACCTTCACAGACGGCAAAACCTCCTTGGGAATCAGTGTCATGAAAGCCACCGGGGGTAACACCGTAACCGTAGCCAATGAAGTAATGGCAGAGGTAGAAAAACTAAACAAAACTCTGCCCGATGGCATTCAACTGACCACCGTGATGGATACCTCCAAATTTATTAAGGATTCCATCAAAAACGTTGTGGAACACGGTATGCTGGGCGGTATCTTTGCGGTGATCGTTCTTTACCTGTTCCTGCGCAGTGTTCGCAGTACCTTAGTGGTAGCACTGACCATTCCCATTTCTATTATTGCTACCTTTACATTAATGTATTTTGGTAATCAAACCATTAACTTGCTCTCCCTGGGTGGTCTGATCCTAGGTATGGGTTCCCTGGTAGACTTCTCGGTTGTCGTTTTGGAAAGCATTTATCGCTACCGTCAAAACGAATATGGCATTATCGAAGCTGCCAAGCTGGGGACCGCCGAGGTTGCCAATGCAGTAACCGCCTCAGCCCTAGCCCAGGTGGTAGTTTTTATGCCCATTGTCTTCGTACAGGGCATTGCCGGGATTCTCTTCAAACCCATGGCCTTGACGGTTACCTTCTCTCACTTGGCAGCACTTTTTGCTGCATTAACACTGGTTCCTATGCTATCGGCCCGTTTGCTGAGAAATGTCGCTGCTGCTGATGATACTCTGCCCGAAGGACCCACCAAAAACCCCGTAATTGTTTTTGGTAAGTTTATTCACTCCTTAAATCAACGTTACGGTCGTTTATTGGTCTGGGCCCTGAATAATCGCAAAAAGGTGGTTGGCTTCACCGCAGCTTTACTGATTGCCAGTATTGTGGCCACTCCTTTCATTGGTACAGAGTTTATGCCCACCATGGATCAAGGGGAAATCTCCGTTAGTATTGAGATGCCTGCGGGGACAAAGATAGAGGAGACCACACGGGTAGCTGCAGATCTGGAAAAGTTAGCCCGGGCAGAGGTAAAGGAAATTGAACGTATCTTTACCACTGTAGGCGGTGGTCAACTTTCCTTCCTGGGGGCCAGTAGCAGTAACCAGGCATCACTCACTATCAAACTGATCCCCTTAAAGGAACGGTCCATTTCCACCGAGCAAGCAGCGGAAAAACTGCGCCAGGCTATGCAGGACATTCCCGGAGCTGATATTACGGTAGATATAGCCGATAATTCCGGCATGTCCAGTTCAGCGGTGGAATTAAGGATACAGGGTGATGATCTCACAGTCCTTGAACAATTAGGCGATTTACTGGTAGAAACAGTTAAAGAGGTTGAAGGTACACGCAACGTGGCCAACTCCCTGGAGGAAGGTACTTCTGAGATGCGCATCAATGTGGATCGGGAGCAGGCAGCCCGCTACGGACTATCTGCCAGCCAGATTCTCTCAGCAGTAAGTACCTCCTTTGATGGTAAACTGGTCGGGCGAATGCGTACCGGCGACGACGAAGTGGATATTCGTATGATGACTCCGGAAGATAACAGTAAGACACTGGATAGTTTAGCCAACCTAACCATTGTCTCCCCCACCGGAGCTAGGGTACCGTTGTCGGCTGTGGCCACCATCGAGTCTCACACTATGCCATCCACCATTTCCCGTACCGATCAAACACGGGTAGTTACCATTACAGCGGATGTGGTAGGTCGGGATATTGGTAGTGTGAATAGGGATATTCAAGTTGCCATTAACCAATTGGCCTTACCGGATGGCTACGACATTGTCTTTGGTGGTCAAGCCCATGATATGGCCGAATCCTTTGCCAGCTTGGGATTAGCCCTGCTGCTTTCCATCCTGCTGGTATTCATGGTTATGGCCGCTCAGTTCGAGTCCTTGTTCCAGCCCTTTATTATCATGTTCTCCCTCCCGCCCACCTTTATTGGGGCCATCTTTGGTCTGGGCGTTACGGGCAATTCCATCAGCGTCACCGCTATGATCGGTGCCATCATGCTGGTGGGTATTGTGTTAAACAACGCCATTGTACTGGTGGATTACATTAACGTATTACGTAGAAGGGGCCATGAACGGGATGAAGCTATTCTAATGGCCGGACCTATCAGGCTGCGTCCCATTTTAATGACCGCTTTGGTAACTGTCTTGGCCTTGCTACCCATGGCCTTTGGTTCCGGTGAAGGCGCGGAAGCCCAAGCACCCATGGCCATTGTCATTGCCTTTGGCTTAACCTTCTCCACATTGATAACCCTGGTGTTAGTACCGGTGGTTTATACCATTTTTGATGATTTGGGTAAAAAATTATCCATTAAGTTTGGTAAGATTAAACTACCCCGCTTTAGAACTAAACAGGCATAA
- a CDS encoding efflux RND transporter periplasmic adaptor subunit: MQSKWKLWLIPLAIILAFGLFRGGDIWGKGETSKAKPMQTVSTRAVTKTRVENTLLLTGSIEAINEAIISAKVSMGGRVSSILVENGDQVSAGQSLVVLDSQDYLNRLTAAEAALKIAEANLTTALADYRRYQELYRQGAISAKEFEAMEAAYAIAEAQVSSAAATVATHQEDLKNTTIISPISGLVANRNVKTGQMVSPQSGPLMTVQDISSVYVVVNIEQKDLAVIKKGLPAEIRVDAFGDKIFHGVVEVINPVANEGARVFATKIKVANGEGLLKPGMFAKAEIKTGEAVEVLTIPQGALTTKQGLYFVFIPDGDRVKRVQVEIGQVINQLVEVKKGLSEGQQVVVTNVNKLMDQEKVNFAK, translated from the coding sequence ATGCAAAGCAAATGGAAGCTCTGGTTAATTCCCTTAGCTATCATACTTGCCTTTGGCTTGTTCCGAGGGGGGGATATTTGGGGCAAAGGTGAGACCAGTAAGGCCAAGCCCATGCAAACTGTCTCCACTCGGGCAGTGACTAAGACCAGGGTGGAGAATACCCTCCTGCTGACAGGCAGTATCGAGGCTATTAACGAAGCAATTATCAGTGCCAAGGTGTCTATGGGCGGCCGGGTAAGCTCAATCTTGGTAGAAAACGGCGACCAGGTGTCCGCCGGTCAGTCACTGGTGGTGCTGGACAGCCAGGATTATCTTAACAGGTTAACTGCAGCGGAAGCAGCTTTAAAAATAGCGGAAGCAAATTTAACCACGGCCCTAGCAGATTATCGGCGTTATCAGGAGTTATATCGGCAAGGGGCTATTTCAGCTAAAGAATTTGAAGCAATGGAGGCAGCCTATGCCATTGCGGAGGCGCAAGTTAGCTCCGCCGCAGCCACTGTTGCCACTCACCAGGAGGATTTAAAAAATACCACCATCATATCACCCATTAGTGGACTGGTGGCTAACCGAAACGTCAAGACCGGGCAGATGGTGTCACCCCAAAGTGGTCCGCTGATGACTGTACAGGATATTTCCTCCGTATATGTGGTTGTTAATATCGAACAAAAGGATCTGGCCGTCATTAAAAAGGGACTGCCGGCAGAAATTAGGGTAGATGCCTTTGGTGACAAAATTTTTCACGGTGTAGTTGAGGTAATTAACCCGGTGGCCAATGAGGGGGCCAGGGTTTTTGCAACCAAGATTAAAGTGGCAAATGGCGAAGGGTTACTTAAACCGGGTATGTTTGCCAAGGCGGAGATAAAAACAGGTGAAGCAGTGGAGGTATTAACCATACCCCAGGGTGCATTAACCACCAAACAGGGTCTCTACTTTGTCTTTATTCCCGACGGGGATAGGGTTAAACGTGTTCAGGTAGAGATTGGTCAAGTTATTAATCAGCTAGTGGAAGTTAAAAAAGGTCTGTCAGAGGGCCAGCAGGTAGTGGTGACCAATGTGAATAAGCTAATGGATCAAGAAAAGGTTAATTTTGCTAAATAA